In Nocardia yunnanensis, one DNA window encodes the following:
- a CDS encoding dihydrodipicolinate reductase — protein sequence MSDDRKIRVFQVATGNLGTEMIGRIRNHPDLELVGLHCYSPEKIGRDAGEIVGIGPIGVRATGSVAEIIDARPDVLTFHGVFPDEELYEQVLEAGIDVVTTADWITGFHRDANHPHPSGRKVSEVIQSACERGNSTFYGTGMNPGLCQILGIVHSADVADIENVTVIESVDVSCHHSVDTWKAVGYGRPIDDPTIPDSLHKYTAVFADSVQLMADAFGLVLDEVRFSYELGACTKDIDLGWYVLPKGSLGANYIKYQGMVDGVPRVESHLEWQMTPHTAPSWNIKGCYITQITGDPSIYSKHMIFPPKGFDLSNPENFASIGMTVTGLPALNALRSVFAAPPGIITSADLPLRSFAGRFKS from the coding sequence ATGAGTGACGACCGCAAGATTCGCGTTTTCCAGGTCGCGACGGGAAACCTCGGCACCGAGATGATCGGTCGCATTCGCAATCATCCCGACCTCGAACTGGTTGGGCTGCACTGCTATTCGCCCGAGAAGATCGGGCGGGACGCTGGCGAGATCGTCGGCATCGGGCCCATCGGGGTGCGCGCGACCGGCTCGGTGGCGGAGATCATCGACGCCCGTCCCGACGTGCTGACCTTCCACGGCGTGTTCCCGGACGAGGAGCTCTACGAGCAGGTGCTCGAGGCGGGGATCGATGTGGTGACCACCGCGGACTGGATCACCGGCTTCCATCGCGACGCCAACCATCCACACCCTTCCGGCCGAAAGGTCAGCGAGGTGATCCAATCCGCCTGCGAGCGCGGCAATTCCACTTTCTACGGCACCGGCATGAATCCGGGGCTGTGCCAGATCCTCGGCATCGTGCACTCCGCGGACGTGGCCGATATCGAGAACGTCACGGTCATCGAATCGGTGGACGTGTCCTGCCACCATTCGGTCGACACGTGGAAGGCGGTCGGGTACGGGCGGCCGATCGATGACCCCACCATTCCGGACTCGCTCCACAAATACACCGCGGTCTTCGCTGATTCGGTGCAGTTGATGGCCGACGCGTTCGGACTCGTCCTCGACGAGGTGCGTTTCAGCTATGAACTCGGCGCGTGCACCAAGGACATCGATCTCGGCTGGTACGTCCTGCCCAAGGGCTCGCTGGGCGCCAATTACATCAAATACCAGGGCATGGTCGACGGCGTCCCCCGGGTGGAATCCCACCTGGAATGGCAGATGACGCCCCACACCGCGCCGTCGTGGAACATCAAGGGCTGCTACATCACTCAGATCACCGGCGATCCGAGCATCTACAGCAAGCACATGATCTTCCCGCCCAAGGGTTTCGACCTGTCCAACCCCGAGAACTTCGCCTCCATCGGCATGACCGTCACCGGCCTACCGGCCCTCAACGCGCTCCGCTCGGTGTTCGCGGCGCCGCCGGGCATCATCACCAGCGCCGACCTCCCGCTGCGCAGTTTCGCCGGGCGCTTCAAAAGCTGA
- a CDS encoding TetR/AcrR family transcriptional regulator, translating into MAIGGRRANKRGIQSRESMLETAIATLATGDPAAVSGNRIARDIGATWGVVKYQFGDIDGLWAAVLRHTADKRGDLPAGIAREGTLRERVGTLIHAMAAGLREPESLAIETLRAALPRDHAELEREFPRTAAELASWKPHWDKACQRAFADLDCDPVKVRKVAALIPAAMRGITSERTLGTYGDLDDALEALVEGIVAYLEN; encoded by the coding sequence GTGGCGATCGGCGGACGCCGTGCGAACAAGCGCGGGATACAGTCGCGCGAGAGCATGCTCGAGACGGCGATCGCCACCCTGGCCACCGGCGATCCCGCCGCGGTCTCGGGCAATCGCATCGCGCGCGATATCGGGGCGACCTGGGGTGTCGTCAAATACCAGTTCGGCGATATCGACGGCCTGTGGGCCGCGGTCCTGCGCCACACCGCCGACAAGCGCGGCGACCTGCCCGCCGGAATCGCGCGCGAGGGCACGCTGCGCGAGCGCGTCGGCACGCTGATCCACGCGATGGCGGCAGGCTTGCGCGAGCCGGAATCACTGGCGATCGAAACACTGCGCGCGGCACTGCCGCGCGATCACGCCGAGCTGGAACGCGAATTCCCGCGCACCGCCGCCGAACTGGCGTCGTGGAAACCCCACTGGGACAAGGCATGTCAGCGCGCCTTCGCCGACCTGGACTGCGATCCGGTCAAGGTCCGCAAGGTGGCCGCGCTCATCCCCGCCGCCATGCGCGGCATCACCTCCGAACGAACCCTCGGCACCTACGGCGATCTCGACGACGCGCTCGAGGCCCTCGTCGAGGGCATCGTGGCCTATCTGGAGAACTGA
- a CDS encoding Rieske 2Fe-2S domain-containing protein produces MAKPPLPMRPTGWFQVAWSIEIAVGAVHTMKYFGRELVAWRTAAGRVAVFDAYCEHLGAHLGYGGHVEGEHLVCPFHGWEWNLEGRNACIPYESHPNKGRRIRSYPVVERNEAVWLWFDLDGRAPYFEVPDLFTAFGDGKTADDYYPPVPAATLYRRGLELHPQYVLENGVDFAHFKFVHKTPFVPEFTRHDFSGPVSYVDFTIAFDAGVTQDDINSGVESINAGLGCSITKSWGMVDNRTMPAVTPVDEHTCDVRFTVWIGRKPGGDGPELSPYGKAMADYVIEQFEADIRIWAHQRYSDPPALSRKEFEGFTALREWARQFYPPKGTNDE; encoded by the coding sequence ATGGCCAAGCCACCCCTGCCGATGCGGCCGACGGGCTGGTTCCAAGTGGCCTGGAGCATCGAGATCGCGGTCGGGGCCGTGCACACCATGAAGTACTTCGGGCGCGAGCTGGTGGCGTGGCGAACGGCGGCGGGGCGGGTGGCGGTGTTCGACGCGTACTGCGAGCATCTGGGCGCCCACCTCGGTTATGGCGGTCATGTCGAGGGCGAGCATCTGGTGTGCCCGTTTCACGGCTGGGAGTGGAACCTCGAGGGGCGAAATGCGTGCATTCCCTACGAGAGTCATCCGAACAAGGGCCGCCGCATTCGCAGCTATCCGGTCGTCGAGCGCAACGAGGCGGTCTGGCTGTGGTTCGATCTCGACGGCCGCGCACCGTATTTCGAGGTTCCCGACCTTTTCACCGCCTTCGGTGACGGCAAGACCGCGGACGATTACTATCCGCCGGTCCCCGCGGCCACGCTGTATCGCCGCGGCCTGGAACTGCACCCCCAGTACGTGCTGGAGAACGGCGTCGACTTCGCGCACTTCAAGTTCGTGCACAAGACGCCGTTCGTGCCGGAGTTCACCCGCCACGACTTCTCCGGGCCGGTGTCGTACGTCGACTTCACCATCGCCTTCGACGCGGGCGTGACCCAGGACGACATCAACAGCGGCGTCGAATCGATCAATGCCGGGCTGGGGTGCTCGATCACCAAGAGCTGGGGCATGGTCGACAACCGCACCATGCCGGCGGTGACACCGGTGGACGAGCACACCTGCGATGTGCGGTTCACGGTGTGGATCGGACGCAAGCCCGGCGGCGACGGCCCCGAACTCTCGCCCTACGGCAAGGCGATGGCCGACTACGTGATCGAGCAGTTCGAGGCGGACATCCGCATCTGGGCGCATCAGCGGTACTCGGACCCGCCGGCGTTGTCACGCAAGGAGTTCGAGGGTTTCACCGCGTTACGCGAGTGGGCCCGGCAGTTCTATCCACCGAAAGGCACCAACGATGAGTGA
- a CDS encoding ArsR/SmtB family transcription factor: MHLIPADRAHRHLIDEHAVCDAIGGIGDAERVQTWAQRFALLSDPGRLSMLLAIRRVGSIAVTDLATATGISDTAVSQALRLLRTSGAVTAVKTGRVVRYRLRDHRIAELLDAMTTEQPSPAHPVPGPSAFEAPGETAQREVGAGDDARRRREHRAERVEGR, from the coding sequence ATGCACCTGATCCCGGCCGACCGCGCCCACCGGCACCTGATCGACGAGCACGCGGTGTGCGATGCCATCGGCGGCATCGGCGACGCCGAGCGGGTCCAGACCTGGGCGCAGCGTTTCGCGCTGCTGTCGGATCCGGGCCGGCTGTCGATGCTGCTCGCCATCCGCCGGGTGGGGTCGATCGCGGTCACCGACCTGGCCACCGCGACCGGCATCAGCGATACCGCCGTCTCCCAGGCCCTGCGCCTGCTGCGCACCTCGGGCGCGGTCACCGCCGTCAAAACCGGTCGCGTCGTGCGCTATCGGCTGCGCGATCACCGGATCGCCGAACTGCTCGACGCCATGACGACCGAGCAGCCCTCTCCCGCGCACCCCGTTCCGGGGCCCTCAGCTTTTGAAGCGCCCGGCGAAACTGCGCAGCGGGAGGTCGGCGCTGGTGATGATGCCCGGCGGCGCCGCGAACACCGAGCGGAGCGCGTTGAGGGCCGGTAG